One segment of Bombus pascuorum chromosome 6, iyBomPasc1.1, whole genome shotgun sequence DNA contains the following:
- the LOC132908379 gene encoding retinoblastoma-binding protein 5 homolog, protein MNLELLESFGQNYPEEFDGTLDCISLAVTCTFNKRGTLLAVGCNDGRIVIWDFLTRGVAKIISAHVHPVCSLSWSRNGHKLLSASTDNNVCIWDVLSGECDQKYRFPSPILKVQFHPRNLNKFLVCPMRHAAVMVDVEGTHRVIPLDDDSDLNIVASFDRRGDYVYTGNARGRILVLDVESLTVKASYKISQGTASNTAVKSIEFARRGSCFLVNTSDRVIRVYDSTEVLACGKDGEPEPIQKLQDLVNKTMWKKCCFSGDGEYVCAGSARQHALYVWEKSIGNLVKILHGTKGELLLDVVWHPVRPIIASISSGVVSIWAQNQVENWSAFAPDFKELDENVEYEERESEFDLSDEDKSVVQGEEAQDEEIEVDVASIDRVAAFCSSDEEMEDIGSLQFLPISPDVEDSEDTQTTLHEPPMKKHRSHDIHLQGAPVDETHPLLNKGKDKPTTKKGRPRLEHRKGK, encoded by the exons atgaatttagaATTATTAG aATCATTTGGTCAAAATTATCCAgag GAGTTTGATGGGACATTAGATTGCATATCATTAGCAGTCActtgtacatttaataaaaggGGAACTCTTCTCGCTGTTGGGTGTAATGATGGTAGAATTGTTATTTGGGATTTTTTAACACGTGGTGTTGCTAAAATCATTAGTGCACATGTACATCCTGTATGTTCATTGAG CTGGTCTAGAAATGgtcataaattattaagtgCATCTACAGATAATAATGTTTGTATATGGGATGTCTTATCTGGAGAATGTGATCAAAAGTATAGATTTCCTTCTCCAATATTAAAAGTTCAATTTCATCCAAGAaatcttaataaatttttagtgTGTCCAATGAGACATGCAGCAGTAATGGTTGATGTTGAGGGTACACATAGAGTTATTCCTCTTGATGATGAT agTGATTTGAACATAGTAGCATCTTTTGATCGTCGAGGAGATTATGTGTACACTGGAAATGCTCGTGGTAGAATTCTAGTTCTTGATGTGGAATCCTTAACTGTGAAAGcttcttataaaatatcacaAGGCACAGCTAGTAATACAGCTGTAAAGAGCATTGAATTTGCTAGACGTGGTTCTTGTTTCTTAGTAAATACATCAGACAGAGTAATTCGTGTATATGATAGTACTGAAGTACTAGCTTGTGGAAAAGATGGTGAACCAGAACCAATACAAAAATTGCAAGATCTTGTAAACAAAACTATGTGGAAGAAGTGTTGTTTTTCTGGAGATGGGGAATATGTTTGTGCTGGATCTGCAAGACAACATGCTTTATATGTATGGGAAAAAAGTATTggaaatttagtaaaaattttacatgGAACTAAAGGAGAATTATTACTTGATGTTGTT tggCATCCGGTGAGACCAATTATTGCTTCCATATCATCTGGTGTTGTTTCTATTTGGGCACAAAATCAAGTTGAAAATTGGTCTGCATTTGCCCCAGATTTTAAAGAACTAGATGAAAATGTTGAAtatgaagaaagagaaagtgaATTTGATTTGAGTGATGAAGATAAATCTGTGGTGCAAGGCGAAGAGGCTCAAGATGAGGAGATAGAAGTAGATGTTGCATCTATAGATAGAGTGGCTGCTTTTTGCAGTTCTGACGAAGAAATGGAAGATATTGGTTCACTGCAGTTTTTACCAATATCACCAGATGTAGAAGATTCAGAAGATACTCAAACGACATTGCACGAGCCACCTATGAAAAAACATCGTTCTCATGATATTCACTTACAAGGTGCACCAGTAGATG aaactcatccattattaaataaaggaaaagataaacCAACAACCAAGAAAGGAAGACCAAGATTGGAAcacagaaaaggaaaataa
- the LOC132908369 gene encoding glutamate receptor 1-like produces the protein MKILMYLNVISIFFHLTGTEMYNNETLYIPLIKWIRSYYSASAVFLLHSSSENKNFDDWKLAYLSHTWSRLLHREQIATLSSTFKNIHALDRNNILRPLAIVLITGSDAVFEFSKYSKSFRISHFAWFVIFVPTAKLAENYCYDPPGNPFNLLYDTEMLVMCPGDPVLREWYSVDGNNTVISDLVKWYPKKQLTSPTAVVNLLSNLTLHERRNDLKGKVLRAVTIKAKIHTFTRNDLGGVIRVLTRTIFVCLPQNSIFATKDDKLEGYFSRAVNELENYLNFTLDIVTEENEFGSFNVTTKRWNGAFRLVASGEVDIGLSDFSMTNIRLDYVDYTVPIITTRDCLYFKQPEMSAVKWLAYYKAYSFALWMSVLVTIIIAQFTLAFIRSRIESTDLTVELYHEFIRIWGIFCQQGITEEFPRYSSLRLAYFTVLVTGIVMFAAYSASMISFVTAYVHNLPFHTIEEFVNDGAYDVILNKDSADYDMFALSKDPVSEHMMAKLRPIHTLPITVEDGFQKICDDPTLVYYSGYGKQMQEIANFHIPCDIVCINSGRVDSLSLILPKNSQFTSILNYYVQKLLNTGLLNRFKNEVFFMKKNKFQPVGFYSVASVLIIFFGGVSLAIVILIVEVYYNRYRKSK, from the exons ATGAAAATTCTAAtgtatttaaatgttatttctatctttttccatttaacGGGAACTGAAATGTACAATAACGAAACGCTGTACATTCCTTTAATAAAATGGATTCGCAGCTACTATTCGGCTTCTGCTGTCTTTTTGTTGCATTCGTCTagcgagaataaaaatttcgatg ATTGGAAACTAGCATATTTATCACACACATGGTCTCGTCTTCTTCATCGTGAACAAATTGCAACTTTAAGTAGCACATTCAAGAATATTCACGCGCtagatagaaataatatactCCGACCGTTGGCCATCGTTCTTATAACCGGATCTGACGCAGTTTTTGAGTTTTCAAAGTACTCCAAGTCCTTTAGAATATCGCATTTTGCATGGTTTGTGATATTCGTGCCTACGGCGAAGCTCGCGGAAAACTATTGTTACGATCCGCCGGGAAATCcatttaatttgttatatgaCACTGAAATGTTGGTAATGTGTCCCGGTGACCCTGTTCTTCGTGAATGGTATTCCGTGGATGGGAACAACACCGTCATTTCCGATTTAGTCAAGTGGTATCCAAAGAAACAATTGACGTCTCCAACAGCAGTTGTTAACTTGTTGTCCAACTTGACTCTGCACGAGAGGAGGAATGACCTGAAAGGAAAAGTTCTGCGAGCTGTCACTATCAAGGCAAAGATTCACACATTCACGCGTAACGATTTAGGTGGAGTCATCAGAGTTTTAACACGTACAATTTTCGTTTGTCTGCCGCAGAATTCGATATTCGCGACAAAAGATGACAAGTTGGAAGGATATTTCAGTAGAGCGGTCAACGAGCttgaaaattatctaaatttcACTCTCGATATCGTGACCGAGGAAAACGAATTTGGGAGTTTCAATGTGACGACGAAACGTTGGAATGGCGCGTTTCGTTTAGTTGCTTCTGGAGAAGTAGATATCGGATTGTCCGATTTTTCGATGACCAATATTAGGCTTGATTATGTCGATTATACGGTTCCTATTATTACTACTAGagattgtttgtattttaaGCAACCAGAAATGTCAGCGGTGAAATGGCTTGCTTATTATAag GCATACAGTTTCGCGCTCTGGATGTCTGTACTCGTGACAATTATAATTGCTCAATTTACTTTGGCTTTTATAAGATCTCGAATAGAATCCACTGATCTAACCGTGGAATTATACCAtgaatttattcgaatttgGGGTATATTCTGCCAGCAAGGTATTACAGAAG AATTTCCACGGTATTCGTCGCTAAGGTTAGCATACTTTACCGTACTTGTTACCGGTATAGTGATGTTCGCCGCTTATTCCGCGTCTATGATATCCTTTGTAACAGCTTACGTTCATAATCTACCTTTCCACACGATCGAGGAGTTTGTGAATGATGGTGCATACGATGTAATCCTCAATAAAGATTCCGCAGATTACGACATGTTTGCC CTATCGAAAGACCCCGTATCGGAACATATGATGGCCAAACTAAGGCCGATACATACTCTACCAATCACCGTAGAAGATGGATTTCAAAAG ATCTGCGACGATCCTACATTAGTGTACTACAGCGGTTATGGCAAACAAATGCAGGAAATAGCGAATTTTCATATTCCTTGCGATATCGTCTGCATTAACTCTGGCCGAGTGGATAGTTTGTCCCTGATCCTTCCGAAAAATAGTCAATTCACCTCGATCCTGAATTACTA TGTGCAGAAACTTCTGAACACTGGTCTATTGAACCGGTTTAAGAACGAAGTATTTTTCATGAAGAAGAACAAATTTCAGCCGGTTGGATTTTATAGCGTGGCATCTGTGTTAATAATCTTTTTCGGTGGTGTTTCACTAGCCATTGTTATATTAATAGTAGAGGTGTATTACAATAGGTATAGAAAATCTAAATAA
- the LOC132908366 gene encoding LOW QUALITY PROTEIN: glutamate receptor ionotropic, delta-2-like (The sequence of the model RefSeq protein was modified relative to this genomic sequence to represent the inferred CDS: inserted 1 base in 1 codon) yields the protein MARMTRYAIIILLLLSVSAFSVDINDAYKYVLLIKDVHNYYKTSCIIIVCSNSHTNFNQTSLAYIWLRAFSQRGILTMIVSFSQLSREARKFQGYLTRPLYVVALATKETMDEFSMATRQIDMSLSVWLLMFLPYRENPMRDICQNPIGNPFNLMFNTEMLVLCYDLPLLTEWYALRDNQTRIFNLATWKTGQGLKLKTTSSLYARRNNMFGQTMRISIVQESPFVEIKNGVLSHFFGKVIRELSKSMNFKIEVASSLLIYGDLNKDDNTWTGVVGEVASDRADFGVAEFSMTNHRLDIVDFTLPLILSRNRIYFKKPDGTYVQWSAYFKTFKADVWSMIIFVIVTAPIFLTLMKTRGRIAMRILADNYIYVWGIYCQQGLSGNCNIEXTKWNILARNLSLSEFPTKFSMRLAFLSIFLSSLIILSAYSASLTSFLTVSTVTLPFSTMEEFANYGSYKLITFRNSADYDMIIAANSSLFEKVKKLMKDKEDLPLTAHDGFLQVCNEKVGFYITEAIKNAINIPCETSFIEADRVDSLALVLKKGGQYTGVVNYYLQQFKDNGVLARLKNTFLVTGDSAEKGNVTVNLNGIAPILSVLAGGAIFSCLVLLLEKICYNFWGNKCGGIFHCVLWRRFFNRKIVVDSVDKKKRIGNLSKNILQSQENQRSDIFRNQSSFTQYK from the exons ATGGCACGAATGACTCGTTACGCGATCATCATACTGCTGCTTCTGTCCGTTTCAGCGTTCTCGGTGGATATAAATGACGCTTACAAATATGTTCTCTTAATTAAGGACGTTCACAATTATTACAAAACATCCTGCATCATAATCGTGTGTTCAAACAGCCATACCA ACTTCAATCAAACGTCCTTGGCTTATATATGGTTACGGGCTTTCTCACAGCGAGGCATCTTGACCATGATCGTAAGCTTTTCTCAACTGTCACGCGAGGCTAGAAAATTCCAAGGTTATCTGACGCGCCCGTTGTACGTCGTCGCTCTTGCTACGAAGGAGACCATGGATGAATTTTCAATGGCCACCAGACAGATCGATATGTCTTTATCCGTTTGGCTGTTGATGTTTCTACCGTATCGGGAAAATCCCATGCGAGACATTTGTCAAAATCCTATCGGAAACCCGTTCAATCTGATGTTCAACACAGAGATGCTGGTGCTCTGTTACGATCTGCCGCTCTTGACAGAGTGGTACGCGTTACGCGATAATCAAACAAGAATCTTCAACTTGGCTACCTGGAAAACTGGACAAGGTTTGAAACTCAAGACAACAAGTTCCTTGTATGCGAGGAGAAACAACATGTTTGGGCAAACGATGCGTATATCGATCGTCCAG GAGTCTCCGTTTGTCGAGATAAAGAACGGAGTTCTTTCGCACTTCTTCGGCAAAGTGATCAGAGAGCTGAGTAAATCGATGAATTTCAAGATCGAAGTGGCAAGCTCGTTGCTGATATATGGTGATTTGAACAAGGACGATAATACCTGGACGGGGGTGGTAGGCGAAGTAGCGTCGGACAGAGCTGACTTCGGCGTCGCAGAGTTTAGCATGACTAATCATAGGCTGGACATAGTTGACTTTACCTTGCCACTAATTTTGTCTCGCAATAGAATATACTTTAAAAAACCTGATGGCACATATGTACAATGGTCCGCCTACTTTAAG ACATTTAAAGCAGACGTCTGGTCGATGATAATATTCGTGATCGTGACTGCTCCAATCTTTTTGACTCTCATGAAGACGAGAGGTCGTATCGCGATGAGAATTTTGGCAGATAATTACATATACGTTTGGGGGATTTATTGTCAGCAAGGCTTGTCAGGTAATTGCAACATAG ATACGAAGTGGAATATTCTCGCACGAAACCTCTCTCTTTCAGAATTTCCAACCAAGTTCTCTATGAGATTGGCTTTCCTATCGATTTTCTTGTCGTCGTTGATCATTCTATCCGCTTACTCCGCCTCGCTGACCAGTTTTTTGACAGTTTCTACGGTTACTTTGCCTTTCTCCACTATGGAAGAGTTCGCTAATTATGGgtcgtataaattaattacattcagAAACAGTGCGGATTATGACATGATAATT GCTGCTAACAGCAGTTTATTCGAGAAGGTGAAGAAATTGATGAAGGACAAGGAAGATTTGCCTTTGACGGCTCACGATGGCTTTCTACAG GTATGTAACGAAAAAGTGGGCTTCTACATAACCGAAGCGATAAAGAACGCTATCAATATACCGTGTGAAACTTCGTTTATCGAAGCGGATAGGGTCGACAGTTTGGCTCTAGTTTTGAAGAAAGGCGGTCAATACACAGGAGTGGTGAATtatta TCTACAACAATTCAAAGATAACGGAGTATTGGCCAGATTGAAGAACACGTTCCTGGTAACTGGAGATTCTGCCGAGAAAGGGAACGTTACTGTTAATTTGAATGGAATCGCACCTATTTTATCAGTTTTGGCTGGTGGAGCAATTTTCAGTTGTCTGGTATTGCTACTCGAAAAAATATGCTATAATTTTTGGGGCAATAAATGCGGAGGAATTTTTCACTGCGTTTTATGGCGGAGATTCTTTAATAGGAAAATAGTTGTAGATTCAGTAGACAAGAAAAAACGAATTGGGAATCtatcgaaaaatatacttCAGTCTCAAGAGAATCAACGATCAGATATTTTTCGTAATCAAAGTTCTTTCACGcagtacaaataa
- the LOC132908382 gene encoding protein ref(2)P isoform X1: MYKVYLQNNDSSVKAIRKFGSQTSSQFHGTRANCHLSFNEFCQKIISIFPELSDKEFIVSWEDTEGDQILISSDEELQIARDEMRQHKKIYIKPLSPEKKVPSHEKEKVVHSDVYCDGCDNDIVGFRYKCIQCEDYDLCEQCEIAQMHSHHYMIRMPHPIESHHARSMFHHLKKILKKNSAHFNKKYTCDENKSQSNNHHNIHPWLGIYAPYLQNLIDTIVEAHTVDPESSKSHKPEERKESKDDTCTDKNNSRKFPGEGRKLLDNAKDDIEPVSDVASATSQDSATTKVAADEWTIIDKNDTTEVNQTSSASSNMNGTGTKQKTCSSSTAPPSAGSSAETLYPELSRETNYQEIYHENPKINEAVKTMIKMGFSNQSGLLTYLLGVENGNIDNVLEILQPTNK; encoded by the exons atgtataaagtatatttgcaaaataacgACTCTTCCGTCAAAGCAATTCGAAAGTTTGGTTCTCAGACTAGTTCACAGTTTCATGGTACTCGGGCTAATTGTCACCTTAGTTTTAATGAGTTCTGCCAAAAAATCATATCAATATTCCCGGAATTATCCGATAAAGAGTTCATCGTTTCTTGGGAag ATACTGAAGGTGATCAAATCTTAATATCATCTGATGAAGAATTACAAATTGCTAGGGACGAAATGAGACagcataagaaaatatatatcaaacCTCTTTCACCTGAGAAAAAAGTACCAAGTcatgagaaagaaaaagtagtACATTCTGACGTATATTGTGATGGTTGTGATAATGACATAGTTGGATTTAGATACAAATGTATTCAATGTGAAGATTATGATTTATGTGAACAATGTGAGATAGCACAGATGCATTCACATCATTATATGATCCGTATGCCACATCCAATAGAATCGCATCATGCTCGAAGTATGTTCCatcatttgaaaaaaattctgaaaaagaATAGTgcacattttaataaaaaatatacttgtgatgaaaataaatcccAAAGCAATAATCATCATAACATTCATCCTTGGTTGGGAATTTATGCACCATATTTACAGAATCTTATTGATACAATAGTAGAAGCACATACTGTTGATCCAGAATCtagtaag AGTCACAAAcctgaagaaagaaaagaatctaaGGATGATACATGtacagataaaaataattctagaAAATTTCCTGGAGAAGGAAGGAAGTTACTTGATAATGCAAAGGATGATATAGAACCAGTGTCAGACGTTGCATCAGCAACAAGTCAAGACAGTGCTACTACAAAGGTGGCAGCAGATGAATGGACtattatagataaaaatgaCACTACTGAAGTTAATCAAACGTCTTCAGCTTCATCCAATATGAATGGAACTGGTACGAAACag aagacTTGTTCCTCTTCAACGGCACCACCATCAGCAGGATCTTCAGCTGAAACACTTTACCCTGAATTATCAAGAGAAACAAATTACCAAGAAATATATCATGAAAATCCAAAAATCAATGAAGCTGTTAAAACTATGATAAAGATGGGATTCTCAAATCAAAGTGGATTATTGACTTATTTGTTGGGTGTTGAAAATGGTAATATTGATAATGTCTTGGAGATATTGCAGCCtacaaataaatga
- the LOC132908382 gene encoding sequestosome-1 isoform X2, with amino-acid sequence MYKVYLQNNDSSVKAIRKFGSQTSSQFHGTRANCHLSFNEFCQKIISIFPELSDKEFIVSWEDTEGDQILISSDEELQIARDEMRQHKKIYIKPLSPEKKVPSHEKEKVVHSDVYCDGCDNDIVGFRYKCIQCEDYDLCEQCEIAQMHSHHYMIRMPHPIESHHARSMFHHLKKILKKNSAHFNKKYTCDENKSQSNNHHNIHPWLGIYAPYLQNLIDTIVEAHTVDPESSKSHKPEERKESKDDTCTDKNNSRKFPGEGRKLLDNAKDDIEPVSDVASATSQDSATTKVAADEWTIIDKNDTTEVNQTSSASSNMNGTGTKQTCSSSTAPPSAGSSAETLYPELSRETNYQEIYHENPKINEAVKTMIKMGFSNQSGLLTYLLGVENGNIDNVLEILQPTNK; translated from the exons atgtataaagtatatttgcaaaataacgACTCTTCCGTCAAAGCAATTCGAAAGTTTGGTTCTCAGACTAGTTCACAGTTTCATGGTACTCGGGCTAATTGTCACCTTAGTTTTAATGAGTTCTGCCAAAAAATCATATCAATATTCCCGGAATTATCCGATAAAGAGTTCATCGTTTCTTGGGAag ATACTGAAGGTGATCAAATCTTAATATCATCTGATGAAGAATTACAAATTGCTAGGGACGAAATGAGACagcataagaaaatatatatcaaacCTCTTTCACCTGAGAAAAAAGTACCAAGTcatgagaaagaaaaagtagtACATTCTGACGTATATTGTGATGGTTGTGATAATGACATAGTTGGATTTAGATACAAATGTATTCAATGTGAAGATTATGATTTATGTGAACAATGTGAGATAGCACAGATGCATTCACATCATTATATGATCCGTATGCCACATCCAATAGAATCGCATCATGCTCGAAGTATGTTCCatcatttgaaaaaaattctgaaaaagaATAGTgcacattttaataaaaaatatacttgtgatgaaaataaatcccAAAGCAATAATCATCATAACATTCATCCTTGGTTGGGAATTTATGCACCATATTTACAGAATCTTATTGATACAATAGTAGAAGCACATACTGTTGATCCAGAATCtagtaag AGTCACAAAcctgaagaaagaaaagaatctaaGGATGATACATGtacagataaaaataattctagaAAATTTCCTGGAGAAGGAAGGAAGTTACTTGATAATGCAAAGGATGATATAGAACCAGTGTCAGACGTTGCATCAGCAACAAGTCAAGACAGTGCTACTACAAAGGTGGCAGCAGATGAATGGACtattatagataaaaatgaCACTACTGAAGTTAATCAAACGTCTTCAGCTTCATCCAATATGAATGGAACTGGTACGAAACag acTTGTTCCTCTTCAACGGCACCACCATCAGCAGGATCTTCAGCTGAAACACTTTACCCTGAATTATCAAGAGAAACAAATTACCAAGAAATATATCATGAAAATCCAAAAATCAATGAAGCTGTTAAAACTATGATAAAGATGGGATTCTCAAATCAAAGTGGATTATTGACTTATTTGTTGGGTGTTGAAAATGGTAATATTGATAATGTCTTGGAGATATTGCAGCCtacaaataaatga
- the LOC132908384 gene encoding small ribosomal subunit protein mS29, which yields MLSRTCSLFSGMCIRNSRRTIISAATKEVADQTNLSSFRISESNPAEHDESCLNHIYTIPSNITTLLMENTTLELRKQVQIFRELGILVRQPAIEVISYLEQTDYTKPINKYVLYGKHGAGKTTILLHLIHYGLAKSFFVLHVPWVQNWFRYARDATASPLEPDKIDLPESATKWLKYIKQLNNVALSQLDLKTTKEYTWSQREVTKPGDSLSNLIEFGIHRNKFACGVINALMDELKIASTAGKCRTLVVIDGFNALTSDITHVHDENRVYVSPDKISITSAFLSIVDYNWCNGAAVLTVDKRANRDKRDSDYPTYLLGKKGFEHLDPFLPICVDDYSVQELETILKYYKDRKWIKNISCQGQKELELLSNKNPFTLWTLCKPLY from the exons atgttGTCCCGTACTT gTTCTTTATTTAGTGGAATGTGCATTAGAAATAGTAGACGGACAATAATATCAGCTGCTACGAAAGAAGTAGCGGATCAGACAAATCTTTCATCGTTCCGTATTTCGGAATCTAACCCTGCAGAACACGATGAAAGTTGtttaaatcatatttatacgattccttcaaatattacaacatTATTAATGGAAAACACGACCCTTGAATTAAGGAAGCAAGTACAAATTTTCAGAGAACTTGGCATTTTAGTTAGGCAACCTGCAATTGAAGTGATATCATACTTAGAACAAACTGATTATACGAAGCCTATAAACAAATATGTTCTTT ATGGTAAACATGGAGCAGGAAAAACAACAATATTACTACATTTGATTCATTATGGTCTTGCAAAGTCCTTTTTTGTACTTCATGTACCATGGG TTCAAAATTGGTTTCGATATGCTAGGGATGCTACTGCATCTCCTCTGGAACCGGATAAAATAGACTTACCTGAATCAGCAACAAAATGgttaaagtatataaaacaGCTAAACAATGTGGCATTATCACAGCTTGAT ctGAAGACCACTAAGGAATATACATGGTCCCAAAGAGAAGTTACAAAACCTGGAGATTCACTTTCTAATCTTATTGAATTTGGGatacatagaaataaatttgcgTGTGGTGTTATTAATGCTTTGATGGATGAGCTCAAAATAGCCAGTACAGCAGGAAAATGTAGAACATTAGTTGTTATAGATGGTTTTAATGCTCTTACATCTGACATTACACATGTACATGATGAAAATCGTGTATATGTATCACCTGATAAGATTTCGATAACATCTGCATTTTTAAGTATCGTAGACTATAATTGGTGTAATGGTGCTGCAGTATTAACAGTAGATAAAAGAGCAAACAGA gaTAAAAGAGATTCTGATTACCCAACATATTTACTTGGTAAGAAAGGATTTGAACATTTAGATCCCTTTCTTCCCATTTGCGTCGACGACTATTCAGTACAAGAATTGGAAACTatcctaaaatattataaagatcGAAAATGGATCAAAAACATTAGTTGTCAAGGACAAAAAGAATTGGAATTACTATCCAATAAAAATCCTTTTACGCTTTGGACACTTTGTAAaccattatattaa